One Nicotiana tomentosiformis chromosome 4, ASM39032v3, whole genome shotgun sequence genomic window carries:
- the LOC104118425 gene encoding cysteine-rich receptor-like protein kinase 43 — MTKPKKLLSNFLKPFFSSSNKGQNEEDLEKIAAQEQKQFPFEVLVSATKDFHPDNKLGEGGFGPVFKGILKDGREIAVKKLSHSSSQGTKQFKNEAKLLARVQHRNVVNLLGYCAHGVEKLLVYEYVANESLDKILFKSANRDVLNWKQRHDIIIGIARGLLYLHEGSHNCIIHRDIKASNILLDDKWVPKIADFGMARLYPEDQTHVNTRVAGTNGYMAPEYVMYGHLSVKADVFSFGVVVLELISGQKNSNFNRDPDSRSLLEWAYKLYKKGRSWEIMDPALAQSAIPDEIAMYIQIGLLCTQSDPQVRPTMQQVVVMLSKKPGSLDKEPTRPGYPGSRIRSRRPAGTSHTTGTSGASNLSTFSSTSSSNTVSATASRSITARHRLDPHGKRPIGD; from the exons ATGACCAAACCCAAAAAACTTCTTTCAAACTTTCTGAAACCTTTCTTCTCAAGCTCCAATAAAG GACAAAATGAAGAggacttggagaaaattgcaGCACAAGAACAGAAGCAATTCCCTTTTGAAGTACTTGTTTCTGCTACTAAAGATTTCCACCCAGATAACAAGCTTGGCGAAGGTGGATTTGGGCCTGTTTTCAAG GGGATATTGAAAGATGGGAGGGAAATAGCTGTGAAGAAGCTTTCACATAGCTCAAGTCAGGGGACAAAGCAATTCAAGAATGAAGCTAAGTTGTTGGCTCGTGTACAACACAGAAATGTGGTGAATTTGTTAGGGTACTGTGCACATGGGGTAGAGAAGCTGCTTGTCTATGAGTATGTTGCTAATGAGAGCCTTGACAAGATCCTCTTCA AATCTGCTAATAGAGATGTACTCAACTGGAAGCAAAGGCATGACATAATTATTGGCATTGCTAGAGGGTTGCTATACCTTCATGAAGGTTCACATAATTGCATTATCCACCGCGACATCAAAGCTAGCAACATCCTACTTGATGACAAATGGGTGCCCAAGATTGCCGATTTTGGAATGGCCCGACTATACCCTGAAGATCAAACACATGTTAACACCCGTGTAGCTGGTACTAA TGGCTATATGGCACCGGAGTATGTTATGTATGGACATCTATCGGTGAAGGCTGATGTATTCAGTTTCGGAGTTGTGGTTCTGGAGCTCATAAGTGGTCAGAAGAATTCAAACTTTAACAGAGATCCTGATTCTCGGAGCCTTCTTGAATGG GCATACAAACTTTATAAGAAGGGTAGGAGCTGGGAAATTATGGACCCTGCACTGGCACAATCAGCTATCCCTGATGAGATCGCAATGTACATACAGATCGGCTTATTATGCACTCAATCTGATCCACAAGTACGCCCAACCATGCAACAGGTAGTGGTGATGCTATCAAAGAAACCCGGATCTCTTGATAAAGAGCCAACAAGACCTGGATATCCCGGTTCAAGAATTAGATCTCGCAGACCAGCTGGTACGTCTCATACAACTGGAACCTCCGGTGCATCCAATCTTTCTACGTTCAGCTCCACATCTAGTAGCAACACTGTTAGTGCAACTGCGAGTAGGTCCATAACTGCAAGACATAGATTGGACCCTCATGGAAAACGTCCTATAGGAGATTAA